A genomic region of Roseateles amylovorans contains the following coding sequences:
- a CDS encoding radical SAM/SPASM domain-containing protein: protein MNASVSRVEWRTSSGAARAWLATLDHPLTADLLTRLDRFESLVGTAVAACPLVLPADESSLVAWTPRAWGLKAGGWCRLFLERWRTAPQALQPAIQACLLRAWRPFGGLITCPLSDLFWPDEIDQLTAARQDMGEIEVTRLNLRAGTKSVYRGYLCVILKVTRLCNLRCTYCHDWSDAPQDHSQFHLILRAVGQALQLGKGTVDFVLHGGEPLMLGRRGMLRLLAIQAHLAQGGQTVHNHLQTNGTLLDAAWLDVLETFGIRASVSIDGPREVHDRSRPDALGRGTFDRAMHGLELLRSRHLLSGVLMVVTAEVLARGADALHASLQALGLLDVGLIPQRPAAGETGGIAHAAFVRFLVDFEHSARAASAAGQTRVHLRELDAVQQLVSGKPSGFCELGGNCVGAFISIEADGRVSHCDKYTGDATYVYGNLFETDLGDLLRSERAQSIARRADAGLTRLRACRHFALCQGGCPHERYLQPSGEQGTCCGMGPLFDLFEAPALRPLAAVVAGAPT from the coding sequence ATGAATGCGAGCGTGTCCCGCGTCGAATGGCGGACGTCGAGCGGCGCGGCGCGCGCATGGCTGGCCACCCTCGACCATCCGTTGACGGCCGACCTGTTGACGCGGCTGGATCGTTTCGAGTCGTTGGTCGGGACCGCGGTGGCCGCCTGTCCACTGGTGCTGCCGGCCGATGAATCCAGCCTGGTCGCTTGGACCCCTCGCGCTTGGGGCCTGAAGGCGGGCGGCTGGTGCAGGCTTTTCCTGGAACGGTGGCGCACCGCGCCGCAGGCGCTGCAGCCGGCCATCCAGGCCTGTCTTCTGCGGGCCTGGCGCCCGTTCGGCGGCTTGATCACCTGTCCGCTGTCGGACTTGTTCTGGCCCGACGAAATCGACCAGCTGACCGCAGCGAGACAGGACATGGGCGAGATCGAGGTCACGCGGCTGAACCTCCGTGCCGGCACGAAGTCGGTGTACCGCGGCTATCTGTGCGTGATCCTCAAGGTCACCCGGCTGTGCAACTTGCGCTGCACCTATTGCCATGACTGGAGCGATGCGCCGCAGGACCATTCCCAGTTCCACCTGATCCTTCGTGCGGTGGGTCAGGCGCTGCAGTTGGGCAAGGGCACGGTGGACTTCGTCCTGCACGGCGGCGAACCTTTGATGCTCGGCCGGCGCGGCATGTTGCGCCTGCTGGCCATTCAGGCGCACCTCGCGCAGGGCGGGCAGACCGTCCACAACCACCTGCAGACCAACGGGACCCTGCTGGACGCAGCCTGGCTCGATGTCCTGGAGACCTTCGGCATCCGCGCCTCGGTCAGCATCGACGGGCCCCGTGAAGTGCACGACCGCAGCCGCCCCGACGCGCTGGGCCGAGGCACGTTCGATCGCGCCATGCACGGGCTGGAGCTGCTGCGCAGCCGGCACCTGCTGTCGGGCGTGCTGATGGTGGTGACCGCCGAGGTGCTGGCACGCGGCGCCGACGCGCTGCATGCCAGCCTGCAGGCGTTGGGACTGCTCGACGTCGGGCTCATTCCGCAACGGCCCGCGGCCGGCGAGACCGGGGGCATCGCGCACGCCGCGTTCGTTCGGTTTCTGGTCGACTTCGAGCACAGCGCCCGGGCGGCGAGCGCTGCGGGCCAGACGCGCGTCCACCTCCGTGAGTTGGACGCCGTGCAGCAGTTGGTGTCGGGCAAGCCCTCCGGGTTCTGCGAACTGGGCGGCAACTGCGTGGGCGCCTTCATCTCCATCGAAGCCGATGGCCGCGTCAGCCATTGCGACAAATACACCGGTGACGCGACCTATGTCTACGGCAATCTGTTCGAGACCGACCTCGGTGACCTGCTGCGCAGCGAGCGCGCTCAATCGATCGCGCGCCGGGCCGATGCGGGGCTGACCCGCTTGCGCGCCTGCCGGCACTTCGCCCTGTGCCAAGGCGGTTGTCCTCACGAGCGCTACCTCCAACCGTCCGGCGAGCAGGGCACTTGCTGCGGCATGGGGCCGCTGTTCGACCTGTTCGAGGCGCCTGCGTTGCGGCCGCTCGCCGCCGTCGTGGCCGGAGCGCCGACATGA
- a CDS encoding RiPP maturation radical SAM C-methyltransferase, with the protein MASIILCNLPFASAKRPSLQAGLLKGLAEQAGWRCSTLHLNLDFAVLIGSERYELLCQHRGVQLSDWLFSVAAFGASAPDPDGQLLQDLPPSFFTELQRLDIDDAPAWLLRLRHAVVPAYVSACGQAVLAADAEVVGFTSTFQQNTASFALARWLKQAQPRIQTLFGGANFDDVMGLEYVRSVPAVDFAAIGEADDSFPRWLRAMAKGEDAGAVEGIASRRPDGSVRYQPVGKPFERLDDLPVPDYAEYFTRAERLGFFDGQAGRAVDLPVEGARGCWWGEKHHCVFCGLNAGTMKFRSKSPQRFVDEVTALTRNYRSLHIETVDNIIDMSYFQTVLPIMQQLKASWNIFYEVKSNLTPDQIATLANAGVRRIQPGIESLSSPVLKLMRKGVRGIQNVNLLRWCRYHGIRVSWNLLWGFPGEAREHYDEQRALLPKLVHLQPPDGCGRLWMERFSPLYTQRELLGVTDIRPSASYRHVYPETVDLSRAAYFFDYAVQGALPDETFHPIAEFIEQWRTWAKGTPRPQLSCQSAPGYVRITDTRTPDRTGAYELGDELATVYQAFLDRPTSADMVARSTGIEVGRVHEAVQAFVDRELMMQEDTLALALAVPERAPT; encoded by the coding sequence GTGGCGTCCATCATCCTGTGCAATCTGCCCTTCGCATCGGCCAAGCGCCCGTCGCTGCAGGCGGGCCTGCTCAAGGGTCTGGCCGAGCAGGCCGGCTGGCGGTGCAGCACCCTCCACCTCAATCTGGATTTCGCCGTCCTGATCGGCAGCGAACGCTATGAGCTGCTGTGCCAGCACCGAGGTGTTCAGCTCAGCGACTGGCTCTTCTCGGTGGCCGCGTTCGGGGCATCGGCACCCGACCCCGACGGGCAACTGCTGCAGGATCTGCCGCCGAGCTTCTTCACAGAGCTGCAGCGGCTGGACATCGACGATGCGCCGGCGTGGTTGCTGCGTCTTCGCCATGCGGTGGTGCCGGCCTACGTGAGTGCCTGCGGGCAAGCGGTGCTGGCCGCTGATGCCGAGGTCGTCGGGTTCACCTCCACCTTCCAGCAGAACACCGCGTCGTTCGCGCTGGCCCGATGGCTCAAGCAGGCGCAGCCGCGGATCCAGACCCTCTTCGGTGGCGCCAACTTCGACGATGTGATGGGGCTGGAATATGTGCGCAGCGTACCCGCCGTCGATTTCGCCGCGATCGGCGAGGCCGATGACAGCTTCCCCCGCTGGCTCAGGGCAATGGCCAAGGGGGAGGACGCTGGCGCTGTGGAAGGCATCGCCTCGCGCCGGCCCGACGGCAGCGTGCGCTACCAACCGGTTGGCAAGCCCTTCGAGCGGCTGGACGATCTGCCAGTGCCGGACTATGCCGAGTACTTCACCCGCGCCGAGCGCCTGGGTTTCTTCGATGGTCAGGCCGGGCGCGCAGTCGATCTGCCGGTGGAGGGCGCACGCGGATGCTGGTGGGGCGAGAAGCACCACTGTGTGTTCTGCGGACTCAATGCCGGGACGATGAAGTTCCGGTCCAAATCGCCACAACGGTTTGTGGATGAAGTGACCGCCCTGACGCGCAACTACCGCAGCCTGCACATCGAGACGGTCGACAACATCATCGACATGTCCTACTTCCAGACGGTGCTGCCGATCATGCAGCAGCTCAAGGCCAGCTGGAACATCTTCTACGAGGTGAAGAGCAATCTGACGCCCGACCAGATCGCCACCCTTGCCAACGCCGGCGTCCGACGCATCCAGCCTGGCATCGAGTCTCTCTCGTCACCGGTGCTGAAACTGATGCGCAAGGGCGTGCGCGGCATCCAGAACGTCAATCTGCTGCGGTGGTGCCGCTACCACGGCATCAGGGTCAGCTGGAACCTGCTGTGGGGCTTCCCTGGCGAGGCGCGCGAGCACTACGACGAACAACGCGCGCTGTTGCCCAAGCTGGTTCATCTCCAGCCACCGGACGGCTGCGGGCGCCTTTGGATGGAGCGCTTCAGTCCGCTCTACACGCAACGGGAACTGCTCGGCGTCACCGACATCCGACCGTCGGCGTCGTATCGCCACGTCTATCCCGAAACCGTGGATCTGTCGCGAGCGGCCTACTTCTTCGATTACGCGGTGCAGGGCGCGTTGCCGGACGAGACGTTTCATCCGATCGCCGAATTCATCGAGCAATGGCGCACCTGGGCCAAAGGCACGCCGCGGCCCCAGCTCAGCTGCCAGTCGGCGCCGGGCTATGTGCGAATCACCGACACGCGCACCCCCGACCGCACCGGTGCCTATGAACTCGGTGACGAGCTCGCCACGGTCTATCAGGCGTTCCTCGATCGTCCCACCAGCGCCGACATGGTGGCGCGCAGCACCGGCATCGAGGTGGGGCGGGTGCACGAGGCCGTGCAGGCCTTCGTCGACCGCGAGCTCATGATGCAAGAGGACACGCTGGCCCTGGCGCTGGCCGTTCCCGAAAGAGCGCCGACATGA
- a CDS encoding isochorismatase family protein, translating into MAHLLSTGGGKALLDAADVAVLLLDHQSGLLQTVQDIEISELRANVASLAKVAALMNLPVITTASVPDGPNGPLISEVEQFAPNARYVSRKGEISAWDNEDFVKAVHETGKKTLVIAGIWTSVCVMLPALDAVAAGFKVYAVIDASGDPSALTSRTTLARFVQGGVVPTTINAMVCELQRTWARPDAAKYAEIYALFSPHYAAVIESYQRAQQAARG; encoded by the coding sequence ATGGCACACCTACTCTCTACCGGTGGCGGCAAAGCGCTGCTGGATGCCGCCGATGTCGCGGTCTTGCTGCTGGACCATCAATCCGGTCTGCTGCAGACCGTCCAGGACATCGAGATCAGCGAATTGCGGGCCAATGTCGCCTCACTGGCGAAAGTGGCCGCGCTGATGAACCTCCCGGTCATCACCACGGCCTCGGTTCCGGACGGTCCGAACGGACCGCTGATCAGCGAGGTGGAGCAGTTCGCCCCGAACGCCCGGTATGTCTCCCGCAAAGGCGAGATCAGCGCCTGGGACAACGAGGACTTCGTCAAGGCGGTGCACGAGACCGGCAAGAAGACGTTGGTCATTGCCGGCATCTGGACCAGCGTCTGTGTGATGTTGCCTGCCCTGGACGCCGTGGCGGCCGGCTTCAAGGTCTACGCGGTCATCGACGCCTCCGGCGACCCCAGCGCCCTCACCTCCCGCACCACCCTTGCCCGCTTCGTCCAGGGCGGCGTCGTGCCGACCACCATCAACGCGATGGTGTGCGAGCTTCAGCGAACCTGGGCCCGACCCGACGCGGCCAAGTATGCCGAGATCTATGCCCTGTTCTCGCCGCACTATGCGGCCGTGATCGAGAGCTATCAGCGCGCGCAGCAGGCAGCGCGGGGGTAA
- a CDS encoding ATP-binding protein, with protein sequence MFHLQSLELLHWDYCRRVSMPLDGNIITIAGPNGSGKTTLLDAMRTLLGLECSGGRTYKTYARHANAETAWLRALVDNRPRNRQNSSRPFASSLLYADQVTLACRISRQGGDWVRRYTLMDGVHEIETLDQRADKEWLGIEAWKKRLEAAGLTRAIGRVLALEQGQTDRLCELSSKELLRLVFEVFGDQEVLDRYELARNHQQQLTKEVEQATHELSHSQAQLSDLSNRVTSYQQYQLRLKERERLATEVVPVLQWSEQRQRTAQQLREMHRQRLFARSDQRGMSEKRAHLLSLFQAQETAKNRLAELETDRKAARQAFEAARDGERPMEQLAKREEDLKALAAVETDGAALTTRLEELGTRQHQLRESFTRHNDQSRKAQAAMDELTGQRLPPPPVEVTRFRKALDEAGIAHHVLADCIDIADDQWRAAAEGFLRPSRWVVVLARSSDEGQAYRIASRERYRHYVVADGEHAPAVSPKDSLLSVLRFNAKAPAWLLRQLASIRCVGDTDKGAQAGGEWITPEAYYRDGRGGRSLWVEPREYQFGDSALDARRASLEKELARYDLELSKIAKEQVEIERQLKDAQRAAQGHKAAQELVERAEEFAEARARLPGLRQARIEAATRMAALDQEHDRTVAQSTRTERDYEAAQAGLKASEDNVLRAERDWASRRDDLLGQARASREAKAKFPAAWLHPARLNALRDEFENAKQAEIASRHVQQELDTGVWETDPQVQDRHARMHMAVLEQTSQLDDRRASNEMARIAAFNARDRYIDVLRATVRRYKKNVQELGELAGVHAQAELPHLDNDDTVLAQAGLHVKFNFDGKGEVGLNDGEASGGQQVLKSLILLVGLMKDDDAPGGFVFIDEPFAHLDVRNIQLVGHFLKSTRAQYLLTTPITHNVEVFEPSEITLVTSKKPRGERWAPPIAVLARKPEVSVYD encoded by the coding sequence ATGTTTCATCTCCAATCCCTGGAACTGCTGCACTGGGACTATTGCCGCCGCGTCTCGATGCCGCTGGACGGCAACATCATCACCATCGCCGGGCCCAACGGCTCGGGCAAGACCACGCTGCTGGATGCGATGCGCACGCTGCTGGGGCTGGAATGCTCCGGTGGCCGCACCTACAAGACCTACGCCCGTCATGCCAATGCCGAGACCGCCTGGCTGCGCGCGCTGGTGGACAACCGTCCGCGCAATCGGCAGAACAGCAGCCGACCGTTCGCCAGCTCGCTGCTCTATGCCGACCAGGTGACCCTGGCCTGCCGCATCTCCCGCCAGGGCGGCGACTGGGTGCGCCGCTACACGCTGATGGACGGCGTGCATGAGATCGAGACGCTCGATCAGCGGGCCGACAAGGAATGGCTGGGCATCGAGGCCTGGAAGAAGCGCCTGGAAGCGGCCGGCCTGACCCGCGCCATCGGCCGGGTGCTGGCGCTGGAGCAGGGGCAGACCGATCGTCTGTGCGAGCTGTCCTCCAAGGAACTGCTGCGGCTGGTGTTCGAGGTCTTCGGCGACCAGGAAGTGCTGGACCGCTACGAACTCGCGCGCAACCACCAGCAGCAGCTGACCAAGGAAGTCGAGCAGGCCACGCACGAGCTCTCGCATTCGCAGGCGCAGCTCTCGGACCTGTCCAACCGCGTCACCAGCTACCAGCAGTACCAGCTGCGGCTCAAGGAGCGCGAACGCTTGGCCACTGAAGTGGTGCCGGTGCTGCAATGGAGCGAACAACGCCAGCGCACCGCGCAGCAGTTGCGGGAGATGCATCGCCAGCGCCTGTTCGCGCGTTCGGACCAGCGCGGCATGAGCGAAAAGCGGGCGCATCTGCTGTCGCTGTTCCAGGCCCAGGAGACCGCAAAGAATCGCCTGGCCGAGTTGGAAACCGACCGCAAGGCGGCCCGGCAGGCCTTCGAGGCGGCGCGCGACGGCGAGCGTCCGATGGAGCAGCTCGCCAAGCGCGAAGAAGACCTCAAGGCCCTGGCCGCAGTGGAAACCGACGGTGCCGCGTTGACCACCCGTCTGGAGGAGCTCGGCACCCGGCAGCATCAGTTGCGCGAGAGCTTCACCCGTCACAACGACCAGTCCCGCAAGGCGCAGGCGGCGATGGACGAGCTCACCGGCCAGCGCCTGCCGCCGCCGCCGGTGGAGGTGACCCGGTTCCGCAAGGCCCTCGACGAAGCTGGCATTGCGCACCATGTGCTGGCGGACTGCATCGACATTGCTGACGACCAATGGCGCGCCGCCGCCGAAGGTTTCCTGCGTCCGTCACGCTGGGTCGTGGTGCTGGCGCGCAGCAGCGATGAAGGCCAGGCCTATCGCATCGCCTCGCGCGAGCGCTACCGACACTATGTGGTCGCGGACGGCGAACATGCGCCTGCGGTCAGCCCCAAGGACAGCCTGCTGTCGGTCCTGAGGTTCAATGCGAAGGCGCCGGCCTGGCTGCTGCGTCAGCTGGCTTCGATCCGCTGTGTGGGCGATACCGACAAGGGTGCGCAGGCCGGCGGCGAGTGGATCACGCCCGAGGCCTATTACCGCGACGGCCGCGGTGGTCGCAGCTTGTGGGTCGAACCGCGCGAGTATCAATTCGGCGATTCGGCGCTGGATGCGCGTCGGGCGTCGCTGGAGAAGGAGCTGGCGCGATACGACCTGGAGTTGTCGAAGATCGCCAAGGAGCAGGTCGAGATCGAGCGGCAGCTCAAGGATGCGCAGCGCGCCGCGCAAGGCCACAAGGCGGCCCAGGAGCTGGTCGAGCGCGCTGAGGAATTCGCCGAAGCCCGCGCCCGGCTGCCGGGCCTGCGTCAGGCCCGCATCGAGGCGGCCACCCGGATGGCCGCGCTGGACCAGGAGCATGACCGCACCGTGGCCCAGTCCACCCGCACCGAACGGGACTACGAAGCCGCGCAAGCCGGCTTGAAGGCCAGCGAGGACAACGTATTGCGCGCCGAACGCGATTGGGCGTCACGCCGGGATGATCTGCTCGGCCAGGCCCGCGCTTCCCGCGAGGCGAAGGCGAAGTTCCCGGCGGCATGGCTGCATCCGGCGCGCCTCAACGCGCTGCGCGACGAGTTCGAGAATGCCAAGCAGGCGGAGATCGCCTCGCGGCATGTGCAGCAGGAGCTCGACACCGGCGTCTGGGAAACCGATCCGCAAGTGCAGGACCGTCATGCGCGGATGCACATGGCGGTGCTGGAGCAGACCTCGCAGTTGGACGACCGACGGGCCAGCAACGAAATGGCCCGGATCGCCGCCTTCAATGCGCGCGACCGCTACATCGACGTGCTGCGTGCCACGGTGCGCCGCTACAAGAAGAATGTTCAGGAACTGGGCGAACTGGCCGGCGTGCATGCGCAGGCCGAGCTGCCGCATCTGGACAACGACGACACCGTGCTCGCCCAGGCGGGCCTGCATGTGAAGTTCAACTTCGACGGCAAGGGCGAGGTCGGACTGAACGACGGCGAAGCCTCCGGCGGCCAGCAGGTGCTCAAGAGCTTGATCCTGCTGGTCGGACTGATGAAGGACGATGACGCGCCCGGCGGCTTCGTGTTCATCGACGAACCGTTCGCCCACCTGGATGTGCGCAACATCCAGCTGGTCGGCCACTTCCTGAAGAGTACCCGCGCGCAGTACCTGCTGACGACGCCGATCACCCACAACGTGGAGGTGTTCGAGCCGTCGGAGATCACGCTGGTCACCAGCAAGAAGCCGCGCGGCGAGCGCTGGGCGCCGCCGATCGCGGTGCTCGCGCGCAAGCCGGAGGTGTCGGTCTACGACTGA